In one window of Peptococcaceae bacterium DNA:
- a CDS encoding glucose 1-dehydrogenase → MNYQLDFRNKTVLVTGAGRGIGKSISIGFGSLGAHVILVSRTRDQLETAAQEVVEAGGKADVITADLSSIDNIKAIVTEVKHRFKKLDVLINNAGITKRMPSEDVGEEDWDRILNTNLKALFFMCSRVAKEIMIPQGFGKIVNMASAGGIQGITYSAPYCATKGGIVLLTKVLGCEWAKYNIQVNAVGPAYISTELVEGFMTEEFRKRVINRTPAGRLGTPEEVVGGFLFLASNLANYITGHTLLIDGGLTSFFI, encoded by the coding sequence ATGAACTATCAACTTGATTTCAGAAATAAAACCGTATTAGTAACCGGCGCGGGAAGAGGGATTGGAAAAAGCATTTCCATTGGTTTCGGTTCGTTGGGTGCACATGTAATACTAGTCAGCCGAACAAGAGATCAGTTGGAGACCGCAGCGCAAGAGGTTGTTGAAGCGGGGGGCAAGGCTGACGTAATAACAGCTGATTTATCGAGCATTGATAACATCAAGGCGATTGTAACCGAGGTTAAGCATAGGTTCAAAAAGCTCGATGTCTTAATTAATAATGCCGGGATTACGAAGAGGATGCCTTCGGAGGATGTTGGCGAAGAAGACTGGGACCGTATTCTAAATACAAATCTGAAAGCCCTGTTCTTTATGTGTTCACGGGTTGCCAAGGAAATTATGATACCACAGGGTTTCGGCAAAATTGTCAACATGGCTTCTGCCGGCGGCATTCAAGGGATCACATATTCTGCGCCTTACTGTGCGACCAAGGGAGGGATAGTCTTACTGACAAAGGTGCTTGGCTGTGAATGGGCAAAATACAATATCCAGGTAAACGCGGTAGGTCCTGCCTATATCAGTACCGAACTTGTCGAGGGTTTTATGACGGAGGAATTTAGGAAAAGAGTGATCAACCGTACGCCAGCCGGGCGTTTGGGCACGCCGGAAGAGGTAGTCGGAGGCTTTTTATTCCTGGCCTCGAATTTAGCGAATTATATTACCGGGCATACACTCTTGATTGACGGTGGTTTAACGTCATTCTTTATATAA
- a CDS encoding SDR family oxidoreductase, protein MSGPVNLVDKKALVVGGSGSIGSAICRALAREGAHVLVADVAGMDKVKAEIEKLGNKVLEYYCDLTREEEIKTLVSTIINEHDRIDILVYAAGIMHPTHLEKITLEEWNLELAINLTGAFLLVRSVLPIMKKQGGGKIVFLGSVAGKIGGIKSGAHYVVTKAGLHALAKWIARDGGPYGVYANSVAPGPVVSKMTDGLDISPDSFPLGRLGKPEDIAEAVVYLASNASNWVTGTVFDVNGGILME, encoded by the coding sequence GTGAGCGGTCCAGTAAATTTAGTGGATAAAAAGGCCCTGGTCGTAGGAGGAAGCGGTTCCATAGGAAGCGCAATTTGCAGAGCGCTGGCCAGGGAAGGGGCTCATGTGTTGGTGGCGGATGTTGCTGGGATGGATAAAGTCAAAGCCGAAATAGAAAAACTGGGAAATAAGGTTTTAGAGTATTACTGTGACTTAACCAGAGAAGAAGAGATCAAAACACTCGTGAGTACAATCATCAATGAGCATGATCGCATTGATATCTTAGTCTATGCTGCGGGAATAATGCATCCTACGCATCTTGAAAAAATCACGCTGGAGGAATGGAACCTGGAACTGGCTATTAACCTGACTGGTGCATTTCTACTTGTTCGCAGCGTCTTACCTATAATGAAAAAACAAGGGGGAGGCAAGATAGTTTTTCTAGGGTCTGTTGCCGGTAAAATAGGGGGAATAAAATCAGGCGCCCATTATGTTGTAACAAAGGCTGGCTTACATGCCCTGGCTAAGTGGATAGCCCGCGATGGAGGGCCTTATGGGGTTTACGCCAATAGTGTCGCTCCCGGGCCTGTTGTTAGTAAAATGACAGATGGCCTGGATATCAGCCCCGATTCGTTTCCCCTTGGCCGGCTTGGTAAGCCTGAGGATATTGCGGAGGCAGTGGTATATCTGGCCTCAAATGCATCCAACTGGGTTACTGGAACAGTCTTTGATGTTAACGGTGGGATTTTAATGGAATAG
- a CDS encoding pyruvate ferredoxin oxidoreductase subunit gamma: MKEIRIHGRGGQGSVVTAELFAIAAFQSGKYSQAFPYLGGGGERRGAPVQAFARIDQKPIRLRSKIHEPDYVIVQDITLLDVVDVTSGLKPEGMIIINTEKEIGELGLPGKLRVKTVPATKLALEVLKRPIMNTALLGAFAAFTGEFSIEAIKKAIMEKFYGTVAEMNVLAAEKAYEHVCRCQMK, encoded by the coding sequence TTGAAAGAAATCAGGATTCACGGCAGAGGCGGCCAGGGTTCGGTTGTAACCGCCGAGCTGTTTGCGATTGCCGCTTTCCAAAGCGGTAAATACAGCCAGGCTTTTCCGTACTTAGGCGGCGGAGGGGAAAGAAGGGGAGCGCCGGTTCAGGCCTTTGCCAGGATTGATCAAAAACCCATCCGGCTGCGCAGTAAAATCCACGAACCGGATTACGTTATTGTTCAAGATATCACTTTGCTTGACGTGGTGGACGTTACCTCCGGACTTAAACCCGAAGGAATGATCATTATCAATACTGAAAAAGAAATAGGAGAGCTGGGATTACCCGGAAAATTGCGTGTTAAAACAGTACCCGCAACCAAGTTGGCCCTTGAAGTGTTGAAACGTCCCATCATGAATACGGCGCTGTTAGGAGCATTTGCTGCTTTTACTGGCGAGTTCAGTATTGAAGCGATAAAGAAGGCCATTATGGAGAAATTTTATGGTACTGTTGCCGAGATGAATGTTCTCGCAGCCGAAAAAGCTTATGAACACGTATGCAGATGTCAAATGAAATAA
- a CDS encoding thiamine pyrophosphate-dependent enzyme produces MAAVERLNLLSPGHRACPGCGAAIALRLILRALGKDTIVVSATGCVETFTSPFGQSAWEVPWMHSLFENSAAVASGIEAALEMLGEKSTVAVISGDGGTFDIGMGAMSGMFERKSNILYICYDNEAYMNTGVQRSGATPFGASTTTSPPGKISCGKIENKKDLPAIAVAHDVEYVATASIAYPQDLMNKIIKGKKMRGPKYIQVHTPCNIGWGFEPSETIEIARLAVETGMVPIFEMEKGKSIMVKKIARKKPVEQYLKKQNRFKHLFNEKEREDVIRELQRICDYNISRYGI; encoded by the coding sequence ATGGCTGCAGTTGAAAGACTGAACTTGCTGTCTCCCGGGCATCGCGCCTGCCCCGGGTGTGGCGCGGCTATTGCGCTTAGACTGATCCTGAGAGCGCTGGGAAAGGATACTATTGTAGTTTCAGCTACAGGTTGTGTAGAAACTTTTACTTCACCCTTCGGGCAGTCAGCCTGGGAAGTTCCCTGGATGCATTCGCTGTTCGAAAATTCAGCAGCAGTTGCTTCAGGCATAGAAGCTGCTTTAGAGATGTTGGGAGAAAAGAGCACGGTTGCAGTTATCAGCGGTGACGGCGGTACTTTCGATATTGGAATGGGCGCCATGTCGGGAATGTTTGAAAGAAAAAGCAACATTCTATATATCTGTTATGACAATGAGGCCTATATGAACACTGGAGTCCAACGGAGCGGGGCCACGCCCTTTGGAGCCTCAACAACAACCAGCCCTCCCGGGAAGATTTCCTGCGGCAAAATCGAAAATAAAAAAGACCTGCCGGCAATAGCTGTGGCGCATGATGTGGAATATGTGGCAACAGCTTCGATTGCTTATCCCCAGGACCTGATGAACAAAATAATCAAGGGTAAAAAGATGCGTGGGCCGAAATATATACAAGTGCATACACCATGTAATATCGGTTGGGGTTTTGAACCTTCCGAGACCATAGAAATAGCCAGACTGGCTGTAGAAACAGGGATGGTTCCTATTTTTGAAATGGAAAAGGGAAAAAGTATTATGGTCAAAAAAATTGCCAGGAAAAAACCAGTAGAACAGTATTTAAAAAAGCAAAACAGGTTCAAGCATCTTTTCAATGAAAAAGAAAGGGAAGATGTAATAAGAGAACTGCAAAGAATTTGTGACTATAACATCAGTCGGTACGGTATTTA